In Myxococcus fulvus, one genomic interval encodes:
- a CDS encoding S8 family peptidase, which translates to MNRRTTAMTLAMGGLALLGGCSSSRPTCRDATATAALLAPPQEKFVEVSKKVPGEYVVVLKEPEASLEPLAVAQLTQGLTTKYGGAAFSVYEHTVRGFATRMTEEQARALSQDPAVAFVQENGVVSIRESQPKPTWGIDRVDQRQLPLDKLYMYNATGLGVHVYILDTGVRFSHKEFGGRASVGFDAIGDSMKGNDCHGHGTHVAGTAAGSSYGLARNATVHSVRVLGCDGSGTTAGVIAGVDWVTKNHQSPAVANMSLGTDTDPALDEAVRRSIASGVVYVLAAGNESGDACKHSPARAPEAITVAATDTSDKRAHFSNYGDCVDVFAPGNKITSAWHYGDFQTRILSGTSMAAPHVTGVAALWLELNPQATPDAVASALFENATEGEVRSAGECTPNRMAYSGFIGALPLNPTVSTPPGPSPTTVSGEGAK; encoded by the coding sequence ATGAATCGACGCACGACAGCGATGACGCTGGCCATGGGTGGACTGGCATTGTTGGGAGGCTGTTCGAGCAGCCGGCCCACCTGCAGGGACGCGACGGCCACCGCCGCGCTCCTCGCGCCGCCCCAGGAGAAGTTCGTCGAGGTGAGCAAGAAGGTGCCGGGTGAGTACGTGGTGGTGCTCAAGGAGCCTGAGGCCAGCCTGGAGCCGCTCGCCGTGGCCCAGCTCACCCAGGGCCTCACCACGAAGTACGGAGGCGCCGCGTTCTCCGTGTACGAGCACACGGTGCGCGGCTTCGCCACGCGGATGACGGAGGAGCAGGCGCGCGCGCTGTCGCAGGACCCCGCCGTGGCCTTCGTCCAGGAGAACGGCGTGGTGTCCATCCGCGAGAGCCAGCCCAAGCCCACGTGGGGCATCGACCGGGTGGACCAGCGGCAGCTCCCGCTCGACAAGCTCTACATGTACAACGCCACCGGGCTGGGCGTGCACGTGTACATCCTGGACACCGGCGTGCGCTTCTCCCACAAGGAGTTCGGCGGCCGGGCCTCCGTCGGCTTCGACGCCATCGGCGACAGCATGAAGGGCAATGACTGCCATGGCCACGGCACGCACGTGGCGGGCACCGCCGCGGGCAGCTCCTACGGGCTGGCGCGGAACGCCACGGTGCACTCGGTCCGGGTGCTCGGCTGTGACGGCAGCGGCACCACGGCGGGCGTCATCGCGGGCGTGGACTGGGTGACGAAGAACCACCAGTCGCCCGCCGTGGCCAACATGAGCCTGGGCACCGACACGGACCCGGCGCTCGACGAGGCGGTGCGCCGCTCCATCGCGTCGGGCGTCGTCTACGTGCTCGCCGCCGGCAACGAGTCGGGTGATGCGTGCAAGCACTCTCCCGCCCGCGCGCCGGAGGCCATCACCGTGGCCGCCACGGACACGAGCGACAAGCGCGCCCACTTCTCCAACTACGGCGACTGCGTGGACGTCTTCGCGCCCGGCAACAAAATCACCTCCGCCTGGCACTACGGTGACTTCCAGACGCGCATCCTGAGCGGCACCTCCATGGCCGCGCCGCACGTGACGGGCGTGGCCGCGCTCTGGCTGGAGCTCAACCCCCAGGCCACCCCTGACGCCGTCGCCAGCGCGCTGTTCGAGAACGCCACCGAGGGCGAGGTGCGCAGCGCCGGTGAGTGCACGCCCAACCGCATGGCGTACTCGGGCTTCATCGGCGCCTTGCCGCTCAACCCCACGGTGAGCACCCCGCCTGGGCCCTCGCCGACGACGGTGAGCGGCGAAGGCGCGAAGTAG
- a CDS encoding LysR family transcriptional regulator, producing the protein MEMHQVRYFLAVSETHSFTRAAERCRVSQPTLTAAIKKLEGELGGPLLLRDRSGAKLTPLGRRVLPRLQRIEDENRSVALIAENHRRLKQVPLRVGVLNTIGPARLARDLAAFRVVAPGVEVELRIGTRDTVVQQLEEAEVDLVITHAAAPTPDWCVVAPLYEERYLVVLPPGHRLAAQDTVPLAALADEPYIDRLSCEMREQVGALCTSRKVALYASYRTEREEWVQSLVAAGVGFAFMPEHSILHAQGSATARPLVDPALQRTVSLMRSGDRTAPPAAKLFWRTLLDSAGRARPGA; encoded by the coding sequence ATGGAGATGCATCAGGTCCGGTACTTCCTGGCGGTGTCGGAGACCCACAGCTTCACGCGCGCGGCGGAGCGTTGCCGCGTGTCCCAGCCCACGCTGACCGCCGCCATCAAGAAGCTGGAGGGCGAGCTGGGTGGGCCCCTGCTCCTGAGAGACAGGAGCGGCGCGAAGCTCACGCCCCTGGGCCGACGGGTGCTCCCCCGACTCCAACGCATCGAGGATGAGAACCGGAGCGTGGCGCTCATCGCGGAGAACCACCGTCGGTTGAAGCAGGTGCCCCTCCGCGTGGGCGTGCTGAACACCATCGGCCCCGCGCGGTTGGCCCGCGACCTGGCGGCGTTTCGCGTCGTCGCGCCCGGCGTGGAGGTCGAGCTCCGCATCGGCACGCGCGACACGGTGGTGCAGCAGTTGGAGGAGGCCGAGGTGGACCTCGTCATCACCCACGCCGCCGCGCCCACGCCGGACTGGTGCGTCGTCGCGCCTCTCTATGAAGAGCGCTACCTGGTCGTGCTCCCACCCGGACATCGCCTCGCCGCGCAGGACACCGTTCCCCTGGCGGCGTTGGCCGATGAACCCTACATCGACCGGCTCTCCTGCGAGATGCGCGAACAGGTCGGCGCGCTGTGCACGTCCCGCAAGGTGGCGCTGTACGCCAGCTATCGCACGGAACGCGAGGAGTGGGTGCAGAGCCTGGTCGCCGCGGGCGTGGGCTTCGCCTTCATGCCCGAGCACTCCATCCTGCACGCCCAGGGCTCCGCCACCGCGCGGCCGCTCGTCGACCCGGCGCTCCAGCGCACCGTGTCCCTGATGCGCTCGGGAGACCGGACCGCGCCTCCCGCGGCGAAGCTCTTCTGGCGCACGCTGCTGGACAGCGCGGGGCGCGCGCGTCCGGGAGCCTGA
- a CDS encoding HesA/MoeB/ThiF family protein, producing the protein MRIVFCGVGAIGSQAAVLCRNLEATLVFIDFDRVESKNLLAQAHVKPSVGKNKAEALKLQLLNLHGVKAESFGVRVTRDNVAALCGGADLVVDCFDNQDSRLLLSAFAREVGKPLVHGAVSADGTFGLVRWDERFTPDAEDTAGQATCEGGAHLPLLGLLAATLARGIQDFVKHGTRRDALVNLSAVIPTAGT; encoded by the coding sequence ATGCGCATCGTCTTCTGTGGCGTGGGGGCCATCGGCTCGCAGGCGGCCGTGCTGTGCCGCAACCTGGAGGCCACGCTGGTGTTCATCGACTTCGACCGCGTGGAGTCCAAGAACCTGCTCGCGCAGGCCCACGTGAAGCCCTCCGTGGGGAAGAACAAGGCCGAGGCGCTCAAGCTCCAGCTCCTCAACCTGCACGGCGTGAAGGCGGAGTCCTTCGGCGTGCGCGTCACCCGCGACAACGTGGCGGCGCTGTGTGGCGGCGCGGACCTGGTGGTGGACTGCTTCGACAACCAGGACAGCCGCCTGCTGCTCTCCGCGTTCGCTCGGGAGGTGGGCAAGCCGCTGGTGCACGGCGCGGTGAGCGCGGATGGCACCTTCGGGCTGGTGCGCTGGGACGAGCGCTTCACGCCGGACGCCGAGGACACCGCCGGACAGGCCACCTGCGAGGGCGGCGCGCACCTGCCGCTGTTGGGGTTGCTGGCCGCGACGCTGGCTCGCGGCATCCAGGACTTCGTCAAGCACGGCACGCGACGCGACGCCCTGGTGAACCTGTCGGCCGTCATCCCCACCGCGGGAACGTGA